From a single Cytophagales bacterium WSM2-2 genomic region:
- a CDS encoding ABC transporter permease — protein MKNLVASFKIGSLENKSHNGPFWIMVRKEIGGHIRSWRFIILLILIALTFWGAMYVSMNNIKAAVANIYDPDQMFLYLKLLTTTEGTLPPFHVFLNFLGPLLGISLGFDAINSEQQSGTLTRIMAQPVYRDNLLLSKFVSALILISTLFFSLVLLMIGCGIILTGVLIELEEVLRVLSFTIICIMYIGFWLGLSILLSIRFKQAATSALTAIGIWLFLTVFYQIIVNIIVRALVPSSQTLTQDDVLRYNEILLSFLRLAPSQLYTDATNTLLMPSIRSLSPITMEQMAGAIPTPLSFLESLLIAWPQITGLIASTVACFALSYYLFMRREIRS, from the coding sequence ATGAAAAATCTGGTAGCTTCTTTTAAAATAGGATCGTTAGAAAATAAATCTCACAATGGTCCTTTTTGGATTATGGTGAGGAAAGAAATTGGTGGCCATATCCGTAGTTGGCGGTTTATAATACTATTGATATTAATTGCGCTTACTTTTTGGGGAGCAATGTATGTGTCAATGAATAACATCAAAGCAGCCGTGGCTAACATCTATGATCCGGACCAAATGTTTTTATATCTCAAACTGCTAACGACAACGGAGGGCACGTTGCCTCCGTTTCATGTGTTCCTAAATTTTTTAGGACCATTGCTAGGAATTAGCCTGGGTTTTGATGCCATCAACTCTGAGCAACAGAGCGGGACACTTACAAGGATTATGGCGCAACCGGTTTATCGGGACAATTTGTTGCTATCGAAATTTGTAAGTGCCCTGATCTTGATCAGCACTCTTTTTTTCTCTCTTGTTTTACTCATGATCGGGTGCGGAATTATACTTACAGGGGTGCTCATTGAACTTGAAGAGGTGCTTCGGGTACTAAGTTTCACCATCATCTGCATAATGTACATTGGATTCTGGCTCGGACTATCCATTTTGCTATCGATTCGTTTTAAGCAAGCCGCTACGTCAGCGCTCACAGCGATAGGAATATGGCTGTTTCTAACCGTATTCTATCAAATTATCGTCAATATAATTGTAAGAGCCCTTGTTCCTAGTTCTCAGACGCTTACTCAAGATGACGTTCTCCGTTACAATGAAATTCTATTAAGTTTTTTGCGTCTGGCACCAAGTCAACTTTACACTGACGCTACTAATACACTATTAATGCCCTCCATCAGGAGTTTGAGCCCGATCACTATGGAGCAAATGGCAGGTGCAATACCAACGCCCCTTTCGTTTTTAGAAAGCCTTTTGATTGCATGGCCACAGATCACTGGGTTGATAGCTTCTACCGTGGCTT
- a CDS encoding serine protease, which translates to MKNFGSLMLAATLGSVITVATYSWFENGNSSVKIEHIEGSPVSQVAYRINEKGEAVPLDFTQTAENVTNAVVHIRSQQPSSTKNQLNDPIQQFFFGPQIPQQSPSVSTGSGVIINANGYIVTNNHVVANADKVDVTLHDNRSFVAEVVGTDPDTDLALIKINQKDLPHLSFVNSDNSKVGEWVLAVGNPFNLNSTVTAGIISAKGRNINIINSNNPSGRQQQGSTAIESFIQTDAAINPGNSGGALVNLEGGLLGINTAIASPTGSYSGYGFAVPSNIVSKVVEDLLAFGTVQRGWLGISVGSVNSDLAKEKGLDVTEGAYVSGFAEEGKSAAKDAGVKVGDVVVKMDETPIKSSSALIEYVGRKRPGDKINITVAREGKTLLLPVTLRNKDGKVETVKREEKDAVTALGIELQDLDAKKLKALDLNSGIEVKSLNQGKIKKYTDIREGFIITHVDDNTVKSSREVIEILKKKKPGEQVIFAGVYPDRPREYLYAFRF; encoded by the coding sequence ATGAAAAATTTCGGATCCCTAATGTTGGCTGCTACTTTGGGCAGCGTAATTACAGTGGCCACTTATTCGTGGTTTGAAAATGGAAATAGCTCGGTAAAAATTGAACACATCGAGGGCTCACCGGTCTCTCAGGTGGCTTATCGAATTAATGAAAAAGGAGAGGCAGTACCATTGGATTTTACGCAAACTGCGGAAAACGTGACGAATGCTGTGGTGCACATTCGCTCACAGCAGCCGAGCAGCACCAAAAACCAACTAAATGACCCAATCCAGCAATTCTTTTTCGGTCCCCAAATTCCACAGCAAAGCCCAAGCGTGAGTACTGGATCCGGAGTCATCATCAATGCGAACGGGTACATCGTTACTAATAACCATGTAGTTGCAAATGCCGACAAAGTTGATGTCACCCTGCATGATAATCGCTCATTTGTAGCCGAGGTGGTAGGCACCGACCCAGATACAGATCTGGCATTGATCAAGATTAATCAGAAGGATCTGCCCCATCTCTCTTTTGTAAATTCTGACAATTCAAAAGTAGGCGAGTGGGTATTGGCCGTTGGCAATCCATTCAACTTGAACTCTACCGTGACAGCTGGTATCATCAGTGCGAAAGGCAGAAATATTAACATAATCAATTCCAACAATCCTTCTGGCCGTCAACAGCAGGGCAGCACTGCAATAGAATCATTCATTCAAACGGATGCTGCAATCAATCCTGGGAATAGCGGTGGCGCTTTGGTGAATTTGGAGGGCGGGCTTTTGGGAATCAATACGGCAATCGCGAGCCCGACCGGTTCTTACTCTGGTTATGGATTTGCCGTTCCCTCAAATATTGTAAGCAAAGTTGTTGAGGACCTTCTTGCTTTCGGGACGGTGCAACGTGGCTGGCTGGGAATTTCCGTTGGTAGTGTGAACAGTGACCTCGCTAAAGAAAAAGGACTTGATGTGACAGAGGGCGCTTATGTTTCTGGTTTCGCCGAAGAAGGAAAGAGCGCTGCCAAAGATGCTGGAGTGAAAGTAGGTGACGTTGTAGTTAAGATGGACGAAACCCCAATTAAATCAAGCAGCGCTTTGATCGAGTATGTGGGCCGCAAAAGACCAGGCGATAAAATTAACATCACAGTTGCTCGTGAGGGGAAAACTTTACTATTGCCTGTCACGCTTCGCAATAAGGATGGCAAGGTCGAAACAGTGAAGCGCGAGGAGAAAGACGCGGTAACCGCATTGGGTATTGAACTGCAAGATCTCGATGCTAAGAAATTAAAGGCACTCGATCTTAATTCAGGCATTGAGGTTAAATCATTGAATCAGGGCAAAATTAAAAAGTACACTGACATTCGGGAAGGTTTTATTATAACGCATGTCGATGATAACACCGTCAAATCAAGTAGAGAAGTAATTGAAATTTTAAAAAAGAAGAAGCCTGGAGAGCAAGTCATTTTTGCGGGTGTTTATCCAGATAGGCCACGTGAATATCTGTATGCATTCCGTTTCTAA